From one Pontibacillus sp. HMF3514 genomic stretch:
- a CDS encoding exonuclease SbcCD subunit D, with product MKILHTADWHLGKLVHQLHMTKDQSYILDEFIRIVKEEKPDAIIIAGDLYDRAVPPKEAVELLNETLMKLIYDIKVPVLAITGNHDSPDRLNFGSTMFRKQQFYLQAKLDGALEPVTLQDEHGDVHFYLIPYIEPADARAYFEDESIQTHHDAMSAIVDRIENDNYADERQVLIAHAFMAGGMESESEERLTMLGGTPYIDAGLFSAFSYVALGHLHQPQRVTDDKIRYAGSLLKYSFSEANHKKGVTFVELDENGVSNIREEKLAPKHDMRIKEGYLNNLLEEDDDHSEDYLHIKLLDDGQLMDPMGKLRKVYPNVLSLERVGFLGQHVQNQRSSVKERQQMSHEELFESFYKEVKGKDLDDQRKKYVSQTIQNVLAEERGQ from the coding sequence ATGAAAATATTACATACTGCTGATTGGCACCTGGGAAAGTTGGTGCATCAGCTTCACATGACAAAAGATCAATCATATATACTAGATGAATTTATTCGAATTGTGAAAGAGGAAAAACCGGATGCTATTATTATTGCTGGAGACCTCTATGACCGTGCAGTTCCGCCAAAAGAAGCGGTTGAATTATTAAATGAAACGTTAATGAAATTAATTTATGATATTAAGGTTCCGGTCCTTGCGATTACTGGAAACCACGATAGTCCTGACCGTTTGAATTTCGGAAGTACCATGTTTAGAAAACAACAATTCTACTTACAAGCTAAACTTGATGGTGCCCTGGAACCTGTAACACTTCAGGATGAACATGGAGATGTTCATTTTTATTTGATTCCTTACATTGAGCCCGCTGACGCAAGAGCATATTTTGAAGATGAATCGATTCAGACGCATCATGATGCAATGAGTGCCATTGTAGACCGAATAGAAAACGACAACTATGCTGATGAACGTCAAGTGTTAATTGCTCATGCTTTTATGGCAGGGGGAATGGAGTCGGAATCTGAAGAGCGCTTAACGATGCTGGGTGGAACTCCATATATAGACGCGGGTTTATTTTCTGCTTTTTCTTATGTAGCTTTAGGTCACCTACATCAACCACAGCGTGTAACGGATGATAAGATTCGTTATGCTGGGTCACTCTTAAAATACTCCTTTTCGGAAGCCAATCATAAAAAAGGGGTTACGTTTGTAGAGCTTGATGAAAATGGTGTTTCAAACATTCGAGAAGAGAAACTAGCTCCAAAACACGACATGAGAATTAAGGAAGGATACCTGAATAACTTATTAGAAGAGGATGATGACCATTCAGAAGATTATCTTCATATTAAATTGTTGGATGACGGTCAGTTGATGGACCCAATGGGCAAGCTTCGTAAAGTTTATCCAAATGTATTGAGTCTAGAGAGGGTTGGTTTTCTTGGACAACATGTCCAAAATCAGCGTTCGTCTGTAAAAGAAAGACAGCAGATGTCTCATGAAGAGCTATTTGAATCCTTTTATAAAGAAGTAAAAGGGAAAGATCTTGATGACCAAAGAAAGAAATATGTTAGTCAAACGATTCAAAATGTATTAGCAGAAGAAAGGGGTCAATAG
- a CDS encoding PilZ domain-containing protein gives MNEQRPVYGTSSSSTTDRRAHYRYYINQKLCSSIETFSLMKGRHLYDLHGHIDNISQGGLKFTTKQDIHFVTEDIVNIIFTWHKQECVFTGKIVWKALDSGFYNIGIAFGRETKKSEALLNILEDLQ, from the coding sequence ATGAACGAGCAAAGACCTGTTTATGGAACTTCATCATCTTCTACCACCGATCGTCGTGCTCATTATCGTTATTACATTAACCAAAAGCTTTGTAGTTCGATCGAGACTTTTTCCTTAATGAAGGGACGTCATCTTTATGATCTTCATGGTCATATCGATAATATTAGCCAAGGGGGATTGAAGTTTACTACGAAACAAGATATTCATTTTGTTACTGAGGACATTGTAAACATAATCTTTACTTGGCACAAGCAGGAATGTGTCTTTACTGGGAAAATTGTTTGGAAAGCTTTAGATTCAGGGTTTTATAATATCGGCATTGCCTTTGGTCGTGAAACAAAAAAGTCAGAAGCTTTGCTCAATATCTTAGAAGACCTACAATAA
- a CDS encoding YolD-like family protein encodes MLRDRGTIKWNSLMLPEHVQILKDMWKDDQKSTAPQLDEQALEELNESCIQAYEEEAIVRVTQFKNGSFHDDKGTITKLLPQEQTLKFTRVNGTSISIPIHNIVQVDTL; translated from the coding sequence ATGCTACGCGATCGAGGTACAATCAAATGGAACTCCTTAATGCTCCCTGAACACGTACAAATTCTAAAAGATATGTGGAAAGATGATCAAAAATCAACCGCTCCCCAGCTTGATGAACAAGCTTTGGAAGAATTAAATGAAAGCTGTATTCAAGCTTATGAGGAGGAAGCAATCGTGAGAGTTACACAATTCAAGAATGGTTCTTTTCATGACGATAAAGGGACAATCACTAAATTACTTCCACAGGAACAAACTCTGAAATTCACGCGTGTTAACGGCACTTCAATATCTATTCCCATTCATAACATTGTCCAGGTAGATACCTTGTAG
- a CDS encoding YozE family protein gives MRTFYHFVMTYRGKVNPDDESKLADWMYKDHSFPKQSRSYEEISRYLEWNTPFASALQVFDRLWEKYEAEYE, from the coding sequence TTGCGTACGTTTTATCATTTTGTGATGACCTATAGAGGGAAAGTTAACCCGGATGATGAGAGCAAATTAGCGGATTGGATGTATAAGGACCATAGCTTTCCTAAACAATCACGTTCTTATGAAGAAATTAGTCGCTACTTAGAATGGAATACACCATTCGCATCAGCACTACAAGTATTCGATCGGCTATGGGAAAAATATGAGGCTGAGTACGAATAA
- the tatC gene encoding twin-arginine translocase subunit TatC gives MQDDQYQNDQEMNVTEHLGELRKRLIWTFVIFVAFFIGGFVFIDEIYAFFERGLDEELTILGPFDILWVYVTLASLIAIAGTLPFFCLQLWFFVRPALTPKEQKVSLSYIPAVFLLFIGGLAFGYFLIQPLIFDFLLSLGEGKFNVSFTVDKYFKFLIRITLPFAVFFEIPIIVMFLTSMGIVSPAFLRRVRKYAYFVLVIVGTMISPPDFILQLVVAFPLIVLYEVSIFLSSVVERRKRRKIDDYDDNDEDEDHDHDDEEDSLYSE, from the coding sequence ATGCAAGATGATCAGTATCAAAACGATCAAGAAATGAATGTTACAGAACACTTAGGTGAATTACGTAAACGACTTATTTGGACGTTTGTCATATTTGTAGCTTTTTTTATTGGCGGTTTTGTCTTTATTGATGAAATTTATGCTTTTTTTGAAAGAGGCTTGGATGAAGAATTAACGATATTAGGGCCTTTTGATATTTTATGGGTTTATGTCACGCTTGCTAGTCTAATTGCAATTGCTGGGACTCTTCCATTTTTCTGTTTGCAGCTATGGTTTTTTGTAAGACCAGCTTTAACACCGAAAGAACAAAAAGTATCATTATCTTATATTCCAGCTGTTTTTCTTCTTTTTATTGGAGGATTAGCATTTGGGTACTTTCTCATCCAACCTTTGATATTCGATTTTCTTCTATCGTTAGGTGAAGGGAAATTTAATGTAAGTTTTACAGTTGATAAGTATTTTAAATTTTTAATAAGAATTACACTTCCATTTGCTGTATTTTTCGAAATTCCGATTATTGTCATGTTCTTAACGAGCATGGGAATTGTAAGTCCGGCTTTTCTACGTAGAGTTAGGAAATATGCGTACTTTGTTTTAGTTATTGTTGGTACAATGATTTCTCCACCAGACTTTATATTGCAGCTTGTGGTAGCATTCCCGCTTATTGTGCTTTATGAAGTATCGATCTTCCTTTCTAGTGTTGTAGAACGTCGTAAAAGAAGAAAAATAGATGATTATGATGACAATGATGAAGACGAAGATCACGACCATGATGATGAAGAGGATAGTCTTTATTCAGAATAA
- the tatA gene encoding twin-arginine translocase TatA/TatE family subunit: MLSSIGIPGLILILVIALIVFGPSKLPEIGKAVGSSLREFKKATNDIVNDSDDSKKLDQDQNKNS, encoded by the coding sequence ATGTTATCCAGTATCGGAATTCCAGGGTTAATCCTAATCCTTGTTATTGCCTTAATTGTTTTTGGGCCTTCGAAGCTGCCTGAAATCGGTAAAGCTGTTGGAAGCTCATTAAGAGAATTTAAAAAAGCAACAAACGATATTGTAAACGATTCAGACGACTCAAAGAAGCTGGATCAAGACCAAAACAAAAACTCATAA
- the tatA gene encoding twin-arginine translocase TatA/TatE family subunit: MLSTIGIPGLILILVITLIIFGPKKLPEIGKATGQTLKEFKHSARELTNEEADDAKKVESNDQSAK, encoded by the coding sequence ATGTTAAGTACCATTGGCATCCCAGGTTTAATACTTATTCTTGTAATTACATTAATTATTTTTGGTCCGAAAAAACTTCCGGAGATCGGAAAGGCTACAGGTCAAACTTTAAAAGAATTTAAACATTCGGCTCGTGAATTAACCAATGAAGAAGCTGATGATGCGAAAAAAGTTGAATCGAATGATCAAAGCGCAAAATAA
- a CDS encoding molybdenum cofactor guanylyltransferase, producing the protein MQCVVLAGGKSRRMGRNKALLPIKGEPMIQRVIHTCQKLSNNIVVVSNDPNTYPFLKQKIISDRFPNKGPLAGLESAMYHSDDDWFILAPCDSPFLSHEVFNQLLSDRSRSDIVIPVFNGKEQPLHGLYHRSCYETIRNQLENDSLRMRDLFDKHNTKFIHQFHPPISNQILENHFTNLNHPEEYENWVKE; encoded by the coding sequence ATGCAATGTGTTGTTTTGGCAGGGGGGAAATCTAGAAGGATGGGAAGGAATAAAGCATTACTCCCTATAAAAGGTGAGCCTATGATTCAACGTGTGATCCATACTTGCCAAAAGTTGTCTAACAATATTGTAGTTGTTTCGAACGATCCGAATACATACCCGTTCTTAAAACAAAAAATCATATCTGATCGATTCCCTAATAAAGGTCCATTAGCTGGTTTAGAGTCAGCTATGTATCATTCTGATGATGATTGGTTTATCCTAGCACCATGTGATTCACCGTTTTTGTCACATGAGGTTTTTAATCAACTATTATCTGATAGGTCTAGAAGTGATATAGTGATTCCAGTATTTAATGGAAAGGAACAGCCTCTGCATGGGCTCTACCACAGAAGTTGCTATGAAACCATTAGGAATCAACTTGAAAATGATTCATTACGGATGCGCGATCTTTTTGATAAGCATAATACTAAGTTTATCCATCAATTTCATCCGCCTATATCAAATCAAATATTAGAAAATCATTTTACAAACCTCAATCATCCTGAAGAATATGAGAATTGGGTGAAGGAGTAG
- a CDS encoding dihydrofolate reductase, whose product MISLLVAMDKNRLIGKDNDLPWRLPNDLKFFKSVSTGHTIIMGRKTYESMNAPLPNRHNVVVTRNLDFEAEGCEVIHSLDPVLEWDKKNPDTEYIVIGGSYIFESILDKADRMYITWIDEAFEGDTHFPEINEENWILTKKEKGKKDEKNPYDYYFCQYDRKAVQ is encoded by the coding sequence ATGATATCGTTACTTGTTGCTATGGACAAAAATCGCCTAATCGGAAAAGATAATGACCTTCCTTGGCGTTTACCAAATGATTTGAAATTCTTTAAGTCAGTTTCCACTGGTCATACGATCATTATGGGGCGTAAAACGTATGAATCCATGAATGCCCCGCTGCCAAATCGTCATAATGTAGTGGTGACCCGTAACCTGGATTTTGAAGCAGAGGGATGTGAGGTCATTCATAGTCTTGATCCTGTACTAGAGTGGGATAAGAAAAATCCTGATACAGAATATATCGTAATCGGTGGAAGCTATATATTTGAAAGCATCCTTGATAAAGCCGATCGGATGTATATTACCTGGATCGATGAAGCATTTGAAGGTGATACGCATTTCCCAGAAATCAATGAAGAAAATTGGATATTGACGAAAAAAGAAAAAGGGAAAAAAGATGAAAAAAACCCTTATGATTATTATTTCTGTCAGTATGATCGAAAAGCAGTACAATAA
- a CDS encoding thymidylate synthase, with protein sequence MKYGESAYLDLCRNVLHNGASKGDRTGTGTLSTFGYQMRFDLEQGFPLLTTKRVPFRLIKSELLWFLKGDTNIRYLLQHNNNIWNEWAFKNWVESEEYNGPDMTDFGLKSQEDPEFKKLYDQEMETFKTRILQDDEFAKTYGDLGNVYGKQWRAWESSRGEVIDQVKDVIHMIKNNPESRRLIVSAWNPEDINPERAALPPCHVLFQFYVADGKLSCQLYQRSGDIFLGVPFNIASYALLTHLIAHECGLQVGEFIHTLGDAHIYSNHVEQVKTQLDREIKDMPSLKIQSDEKESIFDLNVEDITLEGYEPHPSIKAPIAV encoded by the coding sequence ATGAAATATGGTGAATCTGCTTACTTAGATTTATGTCGTAATGTTTTACATAATGGTGCATCAAAGGGTGATCGTACCGGTACTGGAACGTTGTCTACCTTTGGTTATCAAATGCGTTTTGATTTAGAACAAGGGTTTCCATTACTGACTACGAAACGTGTACCCTTTCGTTTAATAAAAAGTGAACTACTTTGGTTTTTAAAAGGAGATACCAATATTCGTTACCTTCTCCAACATAACAATAATATATGGAATGAATGGGCATTTAAAAATTGGGTTGAGAGTGAAGAGTATAATGGTCCTGATATGACTGATTTTGGTTTGAAAAGTCAAGAAGATCCTGAATTTAAAAAGCTTTATGATCAAGAAATGGAAACATTTAAGACCCGTATTTTGCAAGATGATGAATTCGCAAAAACGTACGGAGACTTAGGGAATGTATATGGTAAACAATGGAGAGCCTGGGAATCATCACGAGGAGAAGTGATCGATCAGGTGAAAGATGTCATCCATATGATTAAAAACAATCCAGAATCACGCCGATTAATTGTATCAGCTTGGAATCCTGAGGATATTAATCCAGAGCGTGCTGCGCTACCACCTTGCCATGTTCTGTTTCAGTTTTATGTAGCTGATGGAAAACTGAGTTGCCAACTTTACCAAAGAAGTGGTGACATTTTCTTGGGAGTACCTTTTAATATTGCAAGCTATGCTTTACTCACGCATCTTATTGCACATGAATGTGGATTACAAGTTGGAGAATTCATTCATACGTTAGGGGATGCCCATATCTATTCAAACCATGTTGAACAAGTTAAAACACAGTTGGATCGTGAAATAAAGGATATGCCTTCACTTAAGATACAATCGGATGAGAAAGAAAGTATTTTCGACCTTAATGTAGAAGATATTACTCTAGAAGGGTATGAACCACATCCTTCAATTAAAGCTCCTATAGCGGTTTAA
- a CDS encoding toxin, protein MLRFFVTVFIITLCMIVPSIEITKPFTGITLNKAISREKSSKLTSLQNEDILKSMIMVPPKVEDKQSMEDMLTTIDGIDRPLLQFLQAKGVMIRLFKGNLTDEPLLFPLKWQNPRGWEQDVTWSEVPGSGGGWLISAKIGSSSPGNGHSSLNLELHEIGHTVYNHLSNSQKEQFKEAWQEEVKTMFPNREYFSSYISEYFSESFAFYYYNATTSKHLKWKAPLTFKFMEVFKKKNAGF, encoded by the coding sequence ATGCTTCGTTTTTTCGTTACTGTATTTATCATTACATTGTGTATGATTGTTCCGTCAATAGAAATTACGAAACCTTTTACAGGAATTACTTTAAATAAAGCAATTAGTAGAGAAAAATCCTCCAAACTTACCTCTCTTCAAAATGAAGATATTCTTAAGTCTATGATCATGGTACCTCCTAAGGTGGAAGACAAACAATCTATGGAAGATATGCTCACAACGATTGATGGGATTGATCGACCCTTACTTCAATTCCTCCAAGCTAAAGGAGTAATGATAAGGTTGTTTAAAGGAAACTTAACAGATGAGCCCTTATTATTTCCGCTTAAATGGCAAAATCCCCGTGGTTGGGAACAGGATGTTACATGGAGTGAAGTACCAGGTTCAGGCGGTGGTTGGTTAATTTCTGCGAAAATTGGTTCTTCATCCCCCGGTAATGGTCATAGTTCTTTAAATTTAGAACTTCATGAAATTGGGCACACCGTTTATAATCATTTATCTAATTCTCAAAAGGAACAATTTAAAGAAGCATGGCAGGAAGAAGTAAAGACGATGTTTCCTAATAGAGAGTATTTTTCTTCCTACATATCAGAATATTTTTCTGAATCATTTGCCTTCTATTACTATAATGCTACTACATCAAAACACCTAAAATGGAAAGCGCCGTTAACGTTTAAATTTATGGAAGTCTTCAAGAAAAAGAATGCTGGATTTTAA
- a CDS encoding NlpC/P60 family protein encodes MNLSSRTAQMTVLHSMTYSFMISQPFAYYSESFSNTHTQEKKSLTSARTLMYGHHSTSVRTLQEKLYSLSFYSGEQDSQYGVLTEHAVKSFQLSHELLPTGRADKQTLMSIDLEEKKRMIKPLEKISHTISPGESSQDVKKLQKALSFYGYYTGNVDGIYGPLTSNAIEQYQLNHKLEIDENIKKSFIQSLSKKMKDEKPKITHKTQTIKKDPKKVEVKSVGNVASIIKEAKNYLGVPYLWGGESPRGFDCSGYIQYVYQKQDIILPRTVHEIWNVTTSVKKLSVGDFVFYETYQPGPSHMGIYLGNGQFIHAGDDGVSISNMNNTYWKQRYLGAKRITKQ; translated from the coding sequence GTGAACTTATCATCAAGGACAGCTCAAATGACTGTGCTTCATTCCATGACGTATAGTTTTATGATAAGTCAGCCCTTTGCCTATTACTCTGAGTCTTTTTCGAACACCCATACACAGGAAAAAAAGTCGTTAACAAGCGCTAGAACACTTATGTATGGTCACCACTCTACATCCGTACGCACCTTACAAGAAAAGCTTTACTCCTTATCTTTTTACTCTGGAGAACAGGATAGTCAGTATGGTGTTTTAACAGAACATGCAGTAAAGTCTTTTCAACTTTCCCACGAACTCCTTCCTACCGGTAGGGCTGATAAGCAAACATTAATGTCTATCGATTTGGAAGAGAAGAAGCGAATGATTAAACCACTTGAAAAAATCTCACATACCATTTCTCCTGGGGAATCAAGTCAGGATGTCAAAAAACTTCAAAAGGCCTTGTCGTTTTATGGTTACTATACCGGAAATGTTGATGGGATTTATGGACCACTTACCTCAAATGCAATTGAGCAATATCAGTTAAATCATAAATTAGAAATTGATGAAAACATTAAAAAGTCATTCATTCAATCCTTGTCAAAGAAAATGAAAGACGAAAAACCTAAAATCACACATAAAACTCAAACGATAAAAAAAGATCCGAAGAAAGTTGAAGTAAAATCAGTAGGGAATGTTGCATCCATTATTAAAGAGGCCAAAAATTATCTTGGTGTCCCTTATCTTTGGGGTGGAGAATCTCCAAGAGGATTTGATTGTAGTGGTTATATTCAATACGTCTACCAAAAACAAGATATCATCTTACCTCGTACGGTTCATGAGATTTGGAATGTAACAACTTCTGTTAAAAAGCTAAGTGTTGGCGATTTTGTCTTTTATGAAACGTATCAGCCTGGACCTTCTCATATGGGGATTTACCTAGGAAATGGTCAATTTATTCATGCTGGAGATGACGGAGTAAGCATCAGTAATATGAATAATACTTATTGGAAACAGCGGTACCTTGGAGCTAAACGTATTACGAAACAATAA
- a CDS encoding HD domain-containing protein: MTHEKVLREIRSFIYERFQGEPTGHDYWHMERVANVAKGIAKKEGGDPFVAEVAGWLHDVADAKLVDNQANAVKEQKRLLESLIESKDLILSIESAMKDISFRGKHKTPETLEGKIVQDADRLDAIGAIGIARTFAYGGKAGQLIHSTPTEDEKMKDNNTSIQHFYDKLLLLKDLMNTETARNMAQERHEFMQRFLEEFYSEWGSSN, translated from the coding sequence ATTACTCATGAGAAAGTTTTAAGAGAAATTCGCTCTTTTATATATGAGCGATTTCAAGGAGAGCCGACAGGGCATGATTATTGGCATATGGAAAGAGTTGCAAATGTAGCAAAAGGTATCGCTAAAAAAGAAGGTGGAGATCCGTTTGTTGCTGAAGTTGCAGGATGGTTACATGATGTAGCGGATGCAAAGCTTGTTGATAATCAAGCAAATGCAGTTAAAGAACAAAAAAGGTTATTGGAGTCTTTAATAGAGTCAAAAGATTTGATTCTTTCTATTGAATCAGCCATGAAGGATATATCTTTTCGAGGAAAGCATAAAACTCCAGAAACGCTAGAAGGTAAAATTGTCCAAGATGCCGATCGGCTTGATGCAATTGGGGCAATAGGAATCGCAAGGACATTTGCCTATGGAGGGAAAGCAGGACAACTCATTCACTCAACACCAACTGAAGATGAAAAGATGAAAGATAACAATACCTCCATTCAACATTTTTATGATAAGTTACTACTTCTAAAAGACTTAATGAATACAGAAACTGCAAGAAACATGGCCCAAGAACGTCATGAATTTATGCAAAGGTTTCTTGAGGAGTTTTACTCTGAATGGGGATCATCCAACTAA
- a CDS encoding DUF72 domain-containing protein, which produces MNISIGLTGWGDHAKLYDASISPQDKLSVYASHFPVVEVDSAFYAIQPQKNYEKWVRETPDSFSFVIKAYNKMTGHNREKMTSDEVKEMFQAYKESIQPVIEAGKLKCVLFQFPPWFNVSKENVQKLRVIRKLMGDLPLALEFRNRTWFLPEYKEQTLKFMREENWIHSICDEPQAGEGSVPRILEPTHHEKTLVRFHGRNTHGWNKNGREDWREVRFLYNYNEEELREWKERVLELQRITPDITILFNNNSGGDAAPNAKTFINMLGISYHDLNPRQMDLFD; this is translated from the coding sequence ATGAATATTTCCATTGGATTAACGGGATGGGGGGATCATGCTAAGCTTTATGATGCTTCAATATCTCCACAGGATAAATTGTCCGTCTATGCTTCCCATTTTCCGGTAGTAGAAGTTGATAGTGCATTTTATGCCATACAACCTCAGAAAAATTATGAAAAGTGGGTTCGTGAAACACCAGATTCTTTCTCATTCGTAATTAAAGCCTACAATAAAATGACCGGACATAATCGAGAAAAAATGACATCTGATGAAGTGAAAGAGATGTTTCAAGCTTACAAGGAATCTATTCAACCAGTTATAGAAGCAGGAAAGTTAAAGTGTGTCCTATTTCAATTTCCTCCATGGTTTAACGTGTCAAAAGAAAATGTGCAAAAATTACGGGTGATCCGAAAGTTAATGGGCGACTTACCTTTAGCCCTAGAATTTCGAAATCGCACATGGTTCTTACCAGAATATAAAGAACAAACGCTTAAATTTATGAGAGAAGAAAATTGGATCCATTCTATTTGTGATGAGCCTCAAGCAGGAGAAGGTTCAGTACCTCGAATACTGGAGCCAACACATCATGAGAAAACACTCGTTCGATTTCATGGAAGGAATACACACGGGTGGAATAAAAACGGACGTGAGGATTGGAGAGAAGTTCGTTTCTTATACAACTATAATGAGGAAGAGTTACGTGAATGGAAAGAACGGGTTCTTGAATTACAACGAATCACGCCTGATATTACGATTTTATTTAATAACAACTCAGGCGGAGATGCTGCACCAAATGCAAAGACGTTTATCAATATGTTAGGCATATCTTATCATGATTTAAACCCAAGACAAATGGATCTATTCGATTAA
- a CDS encoding formate--tetrahydrofolate ligase, with the protein MKTDIQIAQEAKMKPIQEIAEGLHLDLEDWEPYGHYKAKLSDSLLEKLHDRPNGKVVLVTAINPTPAGEGKSTVTVGLGQAMNRINKKTIIALREPSLGPTMGIKGGAAGGGYSQVLPMEDINLHFTGDIHAITTANNALSAFIDNHIHRGNELNIDARKVGWKRVVDLNDRALRQVVVGLGGPLRGVPREDGFNISVASEIMAILCLAKDLQDLKRRLSEIVFGYTYDDKPVTVKELGMEGALTLLLKDALKPNLVQTIENTPAIIHGGPFANIAHGCNSVMATNIAAKLGDYVITEAGFGADLGAEKFLDIKTRAGEFEPDAVVIVATARALKMHGGVAKDELSYENIEALKQGMENLAKHMDTISEYGLPYVIALNRFPTDTDEELSYIQKWCEEKGVHISLTEVHANGGQGGIDLAEKVVDTVENASKDFKRIYDLEDSIEDKILKIAQKVYGASGVEYSSKAKKQLDQFEQLGWTNLPICMAKTQYSLSDDPTLLGRPTDFTITIREFSPSIGAGFIVALTGDVMTMPGLPKKPAALNMDVDENGKALGLF; encoded by the coding sequence ATGAAAACAGATATTCAAATTGCGCAAGAAGCCAAAATGAAGCCGATCCAAGAAATAGCAGAAGGGTTACATTTAGACCTTGAAGATTGGGAGCCTTATGGACATTATAAAGCTAAATTATCTGATTCACTTTTAGAGAAATTACATGATCGTCCTAATGGAAAGGTTGTTCTTGTAACAGCCATTAATCCTACACCTGCTGGCGAGGGGAAATCTACTGTAACAGTCGGATTAGGTCAAGCTATGAATAGAATTAATAAGAAAACCATTATTGCATTACGTGAGCCGTCATTAGGTCCAACCATGGGGATCAAAGGTGGCGCTGCTGGTGGTGGTTATTCTCAAGTACTTCCAATGGAGGATATCAACCTTCACTTTACTGGTGATATCCATGCTATAACAACAGCTAATAATGCTTTATCCGCTTTTATCGATAATCATATTCACCGTGGTAACGAATTAAATATCGATGCTCGTAAAGTGGGATGGAAACGTGTTGTTGATCTTAATGATCGCGCCCTTCGACAAGTCGTCGTCGGTCTTGGTGGCCCATTACGAGGTGTTCCTCGTGAAGATGGATTTAACATTTCAGTTGCATCAGAGATCATGGCCATTTTATGTTTAGCAAAGGACTTACAGGACTTAAAACGTCGCTTAAGTGAAATTGTCTTTGGATATACATATGATGATAAGCCTGTAACCGTTAAGGAATTGGGAATGGAAGGTGCCCTAACCTTGTTATTAAAAGATGCTTTAAAACCTAACTTAGTACAAACGATTGAAAATACACCAGCTATCATTCACGGGGGTCCTTTTGCAAACATTGCACATGGATGTAACAGTGTCATGGCAACGAATATTGCTGCCAAATTAGGAGATTACGTTATTACAGAAGCTGGGTTTGGAGCTGACCTTGGTGCTGAAAAGTTTTTAGATATCAAAACACGTGCTGGAGAGTTTGAACCAGATGCAGTCGTTATTGTTGCGACAGCTAGAGCCCTTAAGATGCATGGTGGAGTAGCTAAAGATGAACTAAGCTATGAGAATATAGAAGCGTTAAAACAAGGAATGGAAAACCTTGCAAAGCATATGGATACAATCTCTGAATATGGTCTTCCGTATGTGATCGCTTTAAACCGTTTCCCAACAGATACAGATGAGGAATTAAGTTATATTCAGAAATGGTGCGAAGAAAAAGGAGTTCATATTTCCTTAACTGAAGTCCATGCAAATGGTGGTCAAGGTGGAATTGATCTTGCTGAAAAAGTTGTAGATACTGTTGAGAACGCTTCTAAGGATTTTAAACGTATTTATGATTTAGAAGATAGCATTGAAGATAAAATATTAAAGATTGCTCAAAAAGTGTATGGTGCTTCTGGTGTTGAATATTCAAGCAAGGCCAAGAAGCAATTAGACCAGTTCGAACAACTTGGTTGGACAAATTTACCGATTTGTATGGCGAAGACTCAGTATTCGTTATCTGATGATCCTACATTACTTGGAAGACCAACTGACTTCACAATTACAATTCGTGAATTCAGCCCATCTATTGGTGCAGGGTTTATCGTGGCGTTAACAGGTGATGTTATGACAATGCCTGGTCTTCCTAAGAAACCTGCTGCATTAAATATGGATGTAGATGAAAATGGAAAAGCTTTAGGATTGTTCTAG